A stretch of the Lusitaniella coriacea LEGE 07157 genome encodes the following:
- a CDS encoding potassium channel family protein: MAKSQYIVVVGCGRLGSILASTLSDRGNSVVIVDTSEDAFNQLSAEFGGFKIAGDAVELAILKSAKADQADCLLAVTDRDNVNLMVAQVAKTIFGVPKVLARVFDPAREELYQEFGIATISPTKLSAEVFLKEL, encoded by the coding sequence ATGGCAAAGTCTCAATATATTGTTGTTGTTGGCTGCGGTCGTTTGGGTTCGATTTTGGCTTCTACCCTGAGCGATCGCGGAAATAGCGTTGTCATTGTCGATACGAGCGAGGATGCCTTTAATCAATTGAGTGCGGAGTTTGGCGGTTTCAAAATTGCTGGCGATGCGGTGGAATTAGCCATACTCAAAAGTGCAAAAGCAGACCAAGCCGATTGTTTGCTTGCGGTGACCGATCGCGACAATGTAAACCTGATGGTGGCGCAAGTGGCAAAAACGATCTTTGGCGTTCCCAAAGTGTTGGCAAGAGTGTTCGATCCAGCAAGAGAAGAGTTGTATCAAGAGTTTGGCATTGCCACTATTAGTCCAACCAAGCTCTCTGCGGAGGTTTTCTTAAAGGAGTTATGA
- a CDS encoding HAMP domain-containing sensor histidine kinase, with the protein MRLKTKILMGYGAVLALTILVCSWGVINLRRLGRSSEAILQENYQSIRYAESMIDAIGYQDNAILLFLLKDREQGRKQFLDSQVQFLLSFERAEGNITIPQEREILNTLERRYQDYIATAEQVQQSSDPQTELSIDDYYETLQPSLKLVRESSIALREINKEAMQIASQNTQRISQQAIWSTILAGGTAAGLGLGFSFILANRLVRPLRKMTRATEQISEGNYDIEIDSLSNDELGVLAWEITTMSQKLKAFQALNVEKVIAEKQRSEAIILSISDGLIVVDSEFKIIAINQAAARLVKTPEKIAAGNHFLDIFNHQTLYEYIKRTAQTGKPPEIDEKESVISVEKGKNTLYYRISITPVTVNSDKVLGVVLLLQDITKLKELDRLKSEFVATASHELRTPLTGMAMSINLLLETTQEKLSDREIELLQAAEEDVERLRGLVNDLLDLSKIESGRLEMEFSEVEADFLLEKAVSALQIQAEEKQIELLQHVPENLPQVRADPNKIVWVLTNLIANALRYTEVGGEIQVSAYKKGTWIQFSVEDNGEGIPWEYQSKIFDKFVQVKTEKDVGGSGLGLAICKEMVQAHGGKIWVDSTPGEGSTFAFSVPVVSDRGSSN; encoded by the coding sequence GTGAGACTTAAAACAAAGATATTAATGGGCTACGGCGCAGTGCTTGCACTTACAATTCTCGTCTGTAGCTGGGGTGTTATTAATTTACGCCGATTAGGAAGATCGAGCGAAGCCATTCTCCAGGAGAACTATCAAAGCATCCGTTATGCGGAAAGTATGATTGACGCGATCGGCTATCAAGATAATGCAATTTTACTCTTTCTTCTTAAAGATAGAGAACAGGGAAGAAAGCAGTTTCTAGACAGTCAAGTTCAGTTTTTACTCTCCTTCGAGCGTGCGGAAGGAAACATTACAATTCCCCAAGAACGAGAAATATTAAATACCTTAGAACGTCGCTATCAGGATTATATCGCTACAGCAGAACAAGTTCAACAATCCTCCGATCCTCAAACGGAACTATCAATTGATGACTACTACGAAACGCTACAACCTTCCCTGAAATTAGTTAGAGAAAGTTCGATTGCACTGCGAGAAATCAACAAAGAAGCAATGCAAATCGCATCGCAAAATACTCAAAGAATCTCTCAACAGGCTATCTGGTCAACGATCCTTGCTGGAGGAACGGCAGCAGGATTGGGTTTGGGGTTTAGTTTTATTCTTGCCAATCGGTTGGTGCGACCGCTTCGGAAAATGACTCGCGCAACCGAGCAGATTTCTGAGGGAAATTATGATATAGAAATTGATAGCCTCTCTAATGATGAGTTGGGCGTATTGGCATGGGAAATTACGACCATGAGCCAAAAACTCAAAGCGTTCCAGGCGCTTAATGTCGAAAAAGTCATAGCTGAAAAACAACGCAGCGAAGCAATTATTTTGAGTATTAGCGATGGGTTGATTGTTGTTGACTCTGAATTCAAAATTATTGCGATCAATCAAGCAGCCGCTCGTTTGGTTAAAACGCCTGAGAAAATTGCGGCAGGAAACCACTTCCTGGATATCTTTAATCATCAGACTTTGTACGAATATATAAAAAGAACGGCTCAAACAGGAAAGCCCCCTGAAATTGATGAAAAAGAATCCGTTATCTCTGTGGAGAAAGGAAAAAACACTTTATATTATAGGATTTCCATAACCCCTGTAACTGTCAACTCCGATAAAGTTCTTGGAGTTGTTTTACTCCTACAAGATATTACCAAACTCAAGGAACTCGATCGCTTAAAAAGTGAATTTGTGGCAACAGCTTCCCATGAATTGCGAACGCCGCTCACTGGAATGGCAATGAGTATTAATTTGTTGTTGGAAACGACCCAAGAAAAATTATCCGATCGCGAAATCGAACTCCTGCAAGCCGCAGAAGAAGACGTGGAGCGATTGCGCGGTCTTGTCAACGATCTACTCGATTTGTCCAAAATCGAGTCCGGACGGCTTGAGATGGAATTTTCGGAAGTGGAGGCGGACTTTTTACTCGAAAAAGCAGTATCGGCACTCCAAATTCAAGCGGAGGAAAAACAGATCGAACTCCTTCAGCACGTACCCGAAAACTTACCCCAAGTTAGAGCCGATCCCAATAAAATTGTTTGGGTTCTAACCAATCTAATTGCCAATGCACTGCGCTACACGGAAGTTGGCGGGGAAATTCAAGTTTCAGCCTATAAAAAGGGAACCTGGATTCAATTTTCAGTTGAAGATAACGGAGAAGGCATTCCTTGGGAATATCAGAGTAAAATCTTTGATAAATTCGTACAAGTTAAGACCGAAAAAGATGTGGGAGGGAGCGGTTTGGGTCTAGCCATTTGCAAGGAAATGGTTCAAGCACACGGGGGGAAAATTTGGGTTGATTCTACCCCAGGAGAAGGAAGTACGTTCGCATTTTCGGTTCCAGTTGTTTCCGATCGCGGTTCGTCAAATTAA
- a CDS encoding potassium channel family protein, with protein sequence MRIIAIGGGKLTYFLAKQFTSKGYNVTVVNRDATEATALARKLKATAIVGDGSSLKTLQDAGAYQADVVLGLTPYDQDNLIACQIAQQHYGVARTIALVNDPENREVFERLGVSVAFSATEIIANLIEQQAGFEEVRNVLPVADGKANVTELVLGEDTFAVGKQLETLDLPVGTLIACILRDEALLVPDGSTQLRSRDRLILVAQPEYYGQLVRSLTGEQ encoded by the coding sequence ATGAGAATTATCGCAATTGGCGGCGGCAAATTAACTTATTTTTTAGCCAAGCAGTTCACAAGCAAGGGTTACAACGTCACCGTTGTGAATCGGGATGCCACCGAAGCCACAGCGTTGGCGCGCAAGCTTAAAGCAACGGCAATTGTTGGCGATGGCAGCAGCCTCAAAACCCTGCAAGATGCGGGTGCTTATCAAGCAGACGTGGTTTTAGGACTAACCCCTTACGATCAAGATAACTTGATTGCCTGTCAGATTGCCCAGCAGCATTACGGCGTAGCTCGCACGATTGCACTGGTCAACGATCCTGAAAATCGAGAGGTTTTTGAGCGATTGGGGGTCAGCGTGGCATTTTCCGCAACGGAGATTATTGCCAATTTAATCGAGCAACAAGCGGGTTTTGAGGAAGTTCGGAATGTATTACCCGTTGCCGATGGGAAAGCAAACGTCACTGAATTGGTTTTGGGAGAGGACACCTTTGCGGTGGGAAAACAATTGGAAACCCTAGACCTCCCCGTCGGGACGTTAATTGCTTGTATTCTTCGCGACGAAGCATTGCTCGTACCGGATGGTTCGACTCAATTGCGGTCGCGCGATCGCCTCATTCTAGTCGCTCAACCGGAATATTACGGTCAATTGGTGCGCTCTCTCACTGGGGAGCAATGA
- a CDS encoding TrkH family potassium uptake protein, which yields MTLTSSKTGRYGQFLRRRYRAILSYTGLGIAIAGLFILSPLLALIFYPEEINIAWGFLLPGAILSLVGVILWRSLTPSSTESLTWQEGTVIVLLTWLFAIFAGTFPFIGIGGLNFTQAVFESTSGWTTTGLSVVDVTQASRLILLYRSIIELVGGAGFAIITLSTITGIAGAGLTLAEGRTDQLVPNVRRSAKLVLGIYTGYVAVGTIGLRLAGMGWFDAINQAFAALSTGGFSTRTNSIGYWDSPSVEAVTIVLMLFGTLNFVTSYLLLKGKFKAVTRNGEVRLLALMIPVCALILFLGVASGLYPSLGKAVRVAIFETITAISTTGFSTVGYGDWNSVGWFVLIVLMLIGGGSGATAGGIKQLRIYILYRALVREMRRMLLPESAITEADLWQRDRRSFLQDSQILTVSMFIFLYLIFWGVGTLILTAYGYSLPESLFEYASAIGTVGLSVGVTSADAPSGLLWAEVVGMFLGRLELFAVFVGGVRLLRDIPSLFK from the coding sequence ATGACATTAACATCATCAAAAACAGGGCGCTACGGACAGTTCTTGCGCCGACGCTACCGTGCCATTTTGAGCTATACGGGGTTGGGAATCGCGATCGCGGGATTGTTCATTCTTTCCCCCCTCCTGGCATTAATCTTCTATCCCGAAGAAATTAACATCGCCTGGGGGTTTCTCCTGCCTGGAGCGATCCTCAGCTTAGTTGGGGTAATCCTCTGGCGCAGCTTAACCCCTTCTTCAACAGAGAGTTTGACTTGGCAAGAAGGAACCGTCATTGTTCTTCTCACCTGGCTATTTGCAATTTTTGCGGGAACCTTCCCCTTCATCGGCATTGGCGGACTCAACTTTACCCAAGCGGTCTTCGAGTCCACCAGCGGCTGGACAACAACGGGTTTATCGGTAGTAGATGTGACCCAAGCCTCCCGCCTGATTTTGCTCTATCGCAGTATCATCGAACTCGTCGGCGGCGCGGGATTTGCCATCATCACTCTCAGCACGATTACCGGAATCGCCGGAGCAGGACTCACCCTCGCTGAAGGTCGTACCGACCAATTAGTACCCAACGTTCGACGATCTGCCAAACTAGTCCTCGGTATCTATACAGGATACGTGGCGGTGGGAACGATCGGGCTGAGGCTCGCAGGAATGGGTTGGTTCGATGCCATCAATCAGGCTTTCGCCGCACTCTCAACTGGGGGATTTTCCACGCGCACCAACTCCATCGGCTACTGGGACAGTCCTTCTGTCGAAGCGGTTACCATCGTCCTCATGCTCTTTGGCACCCTCAACTTCGTCACCAGCTACCTCTTGCTTAAGGGGAAATTCAAAGCGGTGACGCGCAACGGAGAGGTGAGACTGCTGGCGCTCATGATTCCCGTCTGTGCCTTAATCCTCTTTCTCGGCGTTGCCTCTGGATTGTATCCCAGTCTGGGTAAGGCGGTACGGGTGGCGATTTTCGAGACGATTACAGCCATTTCCACAACCGGTTTTTCCACTGTTGGGTATGGGGATTGGAACAGCGTCGGCTGGTTCGTTCTGATCGTTCTTATGCTGATTGGCGGGGGATCGGGTGCCACGGCTGGCGGCATTAAGCAGTTGCGAATCTACATTCTCTATCGCGCTTTAGTGCGAGAAATGCGGCGAATGCTCTTACCGGAGAGTGCCATTACCGAAGCGGATTTGTGGCAGCGCGATCGTCGCTCTTTCCTGCAAGATAGTCAAATCCTGACCGTGAGTATGTTTATTTTCCTTTATCTCATTTTCTGGGGAGTAGGAACATTAATTCTCACCGCCTACGGTTATTCTCTCCCGGAAAGCCTTTTTGAGTATGCAAGTGCGATTGGCACGGTGGGTTTATCGGTTGGCGTAACCTCTGCGGATGCTCCTTCAGGGTTATTGTGGGCTGAGGTAGTGGGAATGTTCCTGGGACGCTTAGAACTGTTTGCGGTTTTTGTGGGAGGAGTTCGGCTTTTGAGAGATATCCCCTCTTTATTCAAGTAG
- a CDS encoding sigma-54-dependent transcriptional regulator has protein sequence MASEKILVVDDQKNIRLTIAQALDPLGYEVRTAVNGEEALRYLEAENYDLILTDLQMPGIGGLELLERAVKLYPDIQFLVISAHGTVDNAVEAMKLGAVDFIQKPFTPRELRDAIARVLSRRNSETEQESNYESTLDIAKHNASKREFQRAIESVKQAVALDPSRPEAFNFLGELQEVLGEQSEALKNYRVALDLDPTYQLAQENLSRATRSPSSRPSL, from the coding sequence ATGGCATCAGAAAAAATTTTAGTGGTAGACGATCAAAAAAATATTCGCCTCACTATCGCGCAGGCACTCGATCCCCTGGGTTATGAAGTTAGAACGGCGGTGAATGGCGAAGAGGCTTTGAGATATTTGGAAGCCGAAAACTACGATTTGATTTTGACAGATTTACAGATGCCGGGAATTGGCGGTTTGGAATTGTTGGAACGTGCGGTCAAATTGTACCCAGACATTCAATTTTTGGTGATTTCCGCTCACGGGACAGTAGACAATGCAGTAGAAGCGATGAAGTTAGGTGCAGTTGATTTTATTCAAAAGCCGTTCACGCCACGAGAATTGCGGGATGCAATCGCTCGCGTTCTATCTCGTCGGAACTCAGAAACCGAACAGGAATCTAACTACGAGTCTACTTTAGATATTGCCAAACATAATGCCAGCAAGCGAGAATTTCAACGCGCCATTGAGTCCGTAAAACAAGCCGTTGCACTCGATCCCTCTCGACCCGAAGCGTTCAATTTTCTGGGGGAGTTGCAAGAGGTTTTGGGAGAGCAATCGGAGGCGTTAAAAAATTACCGCGTTGCACTCGACCTCGACCCAACCTATCAGCTTGCTCAAGAGAATTTGTCCCGTGCGACGCGATCGCCAAGCAGCCGACCGAGCCTTTAG
- the psb35 gene encoding photosystem II assembly protein Psb35, which produces MPLIIAATASASHFPFAATATLVVGFIAATVIGSIAWFNSKRPVGWENKERPDVIPDIDK; this is translated from the coding sequence ATGCCATTAATAATAGCCGCAACTGCAAGTGCATCCCACTTCCCCTTTGCAGCAACAGCAACACTCGTAGTGGGTTTCATCGCAGCCACAGTCATTGGCTCTATTGCTTGGTTTAACTCTAAACGTCCTGTTGGTTGGGAAAATAAAGAACGTCCCGATGTCATTCCAGATATTGACAAATAA